Proteins encoded in a region of the Nonomuraea helvata genome:
- a CDS encoding alpha/beta hydrolase, with amino-acid sequence MNLAIVSALLGSLVVVPHASGLEWRACQDAGRPKEMECASVEVPLDWAEPDGRKISVRIARLPATGRKTGTVFSIPGGPGGSGIDDLTSYGKSFAGLRERFDVVSLEPRNATSFGILPQECFATGPWLTRPGSPREYAALGATVRRSADECRRRDPAFFDHLDSASVARDIDAIRAAIGEERLSFVATSYGGVPAVAYARLFPGRVRAMYLDGAVNQLRDPLTDARARYRTYEAQFGRFVTWCEAAGACGPGVAERWQRLVAAADRTPIPVKGQAVAYSGFDLQVAAMPHLVSPGPAPDHPRWRQLAQAMRQAEGGDAAGFAAYVQAGIGSLKPPSFVGMNATQCADGLRFGSYREYRAVRALGERVSPNLSGMGLWHRLGCVGWPTPVTNPRAPLPAGLPPLLGAGSWTDHDDTADIVRRVPGSATVRYDGHGHGLYLTGNACVIAHADAYLMDLRLPPTGTVCRP; translated from the coding sequence ATGAATCTCGCAATCGTCAGCGCCCTGCTGGGCTCGCTCGTCGTCGTCCCTCACGCCTCGGGCCTCGAGTGGCGGGCCTGTCAGGATGCCGGGCGGCCGAAGGAGATGGAGTGCGCGTCCGTCGAGGTGCCGCTCGACTGGGCCGAGCCCGACGGCCGGAAGATCAGCGTACGGATCGCCCGGCTGCCCGCGACCGGGCGTAAGACCGGCACGGTGTTCAGCATCCCGGGCGGGCCCGGCGGGTCGGGGATCGACGATCTCACGTCGTACGGCAAGAGCTTCGCGGGGCTGCGGGAACGGTTCGACGTGGTCAGCCTCGAGCCGCGGAACGCCACCTCGTTCGGGATCCTGCCGCAGGAGTGCTTCGCCACCGGGCCGTGGCTCACCCGGCCCGGCAGCCCGCGCGAGTACGCCGCGCTGGGGGCGACCGTCCGCCGGAGCGCGGATGAGTGCAGGAGGCGCGACCCGGCGTTCTTCGACCACCTCGACTCGGCGTCCGTCGCACGGGACATCGACGCGATCCGCGCCGCCATCGGGGAGGAGCGGCTGAGCTTCGTCGCCACCTCGTACGGAGGCGTGCCCGCCGTCGCGTACGCCCGGCTGTTCCCCGGCAGGGTCCGGGCCATGTACCTGGACGGGGCGGTCAACCAGCTCCGGGATCCCCTGACGGATGCGCGGGCGAGGTACCGCACGTACGAGGCGCAGTTCGGGAGGTTCGTGACGTGGTGCGAGGCCGCGGGTGCGTGTGGGCCCGGCGTCGCGGAGCGCTGGCAGAGGCTCGTGGCAGCAGCCGATCGGACACCGATCCCCGTCAAGGGTCAGGCGGTCGCGTACAGCGGTTTCGACCTGCAGGTGGCCGCCATGCCGCACCTCGTCTCGCCGGGACCGGCGCCGGATCACCCGCGGTGGCGGCAGCTCGCCCAGGCCATGCGGCAGGCCGAGGGCGGGGACGCCGCCGGGTTCGCCGCGTACGTCCAGGCGGGGATCGGGAGTCTCAAGCCGCCGTCGTTCGTGGGCATGAACGCCACCCAGTGCGCCGACGGCCTGCGCTTCGGCAGCTATCGCGAGTACCGCGCGGTGCGGGCGCTGGGCGAGCGCGTCTCCCCGAACCTCTCCGGGATGGGACTGTGGCACCGCCTCGGCTGCGTGGGCTGGCCGACGCCGGTGACGAATCCCCGCGCGCCGCTGCCCGCCGGCCTGCCGCCGTTGCTGGGCGCGGGCTCGTGGACCGACCACGACGACACCGCCGACATCGTGCGGCGGGTGCCGGGGTCGGCGACGGTCCGGTACGACGGGCACGGCCACGGGCTCTACCTCACGGGCAACGCCTGCGTCATCGCCCATGCCGACGCGTACCTCATGGACCTGCGCCTGCCCCCGACCGGCACCGTCTGCCGCCCCTGA
- a CDS encoding L,D-transpeptidase produces the protein MRNGRTTLASAFTAALLLAAGCSSGGPGGPAAKPQDQEQQQRPVAKLSITPADGTKKVPPDTGIGVKVTDGRITKLTVADAKGREVSGSAAADGTWRPKWPLKPSTAYTVSAQATGTDGKPVTAQSEFTTLKPKRVLESGMSPLDGEKVGVGMPVQLLLSQPVTARDDRAAVERSLEVRMSKPVEGAWSWVSDREVQFRPREYWPSGEKVTVIAHLAGLRAGRDLWGTKDRSLTFTVGPEHITKVSNSTHQAVVRENGDVVKTIPISLGKPGDDSYSGIMIAQEKAAETIMDSATIGKPGEYRIRTKWNVRMTYSGTFFHAAPWSTGAQGSRNVSHGCVNASPENARWFYEFTQRGDIIQVTGTSRKLQFGNGPTPWAKSWDDWLAGSALGKPING, from the coding sequence ATGCGGAACGGCCGGACCACACTGGCCAGCGCTTTCACGGCGGCTCTGCTCCTCGCCGCCGGCTGCAGCTCGGGCGGCCCGGGAGGGCCCGCCGCGAAACCACAGGACCAGGAGCAGCAGCAGCGGCCGGTGGCCAAGCTGTCGATCACCCCTGCCGACGGCACGAAGAAGGTCCCCCCGGACACCGGGATCGGCGTGAAGGTCACCGACGGCAGGATCACCAAGCTGACCGTCGCGGACGCCAAGGGGCGCGAGGTGAGCGGGAGCGCGGCCGCGGACGGGACGTGGCGGCCCAAGTGGCCGCTCAAGCCCTCGACCGCGTACACGGTGAGCGCCCAGGCGACCGGCACGGACGGGAAGCCGGTCACGGCGCAGAGCGAGTTCACCACGCTCAAGCCGAAGCGGGTCCTGGAGAGCGGCATGTCGCCCCTGGACGGCGAGAAGGTCGGCGTCGGGATGCCGGTCCAGCTCCTGCTGTCGCAGCCGGTGACCGCGCGCGACGACCGCGCCGCGGTCGAGCGGTCGCTGGAGGTGCGGATGTCCAAGCCGGTCGAGGGCGCCTGGAGCTGGGTGAGCGACCGGGAGGTCCAGTTCCGGCCGCGCGAGTACTGGCCGAGCGGCGAGAAGGTCACGGTGATCGCCCACCTGGCCGGCCTGCGTGCCGGACGGGACCTCTGGGGGACCAAGGACCGCAGCCTGACCTTCACCGTCGGGCCCGAGCACATCACGAAGGTCAGCAACTCGACCCATCAGGCGGTCGTGCGGGAGAACGGCGACGTCGTCAAGACCATCCCGATCAGCCTGGGCAAGCCCGGGGACGACAGCTACTCCGGCATCATGATCGCCCAGGAGAAGGCCGCGGAGACCATCATGGACTCGGCCACCATCGGCAAGCCCGGCGAGTACCGCATCCGTACCAAGTGGAACGTCAGGATGACCTACAGCGGCACGTTCTTCCACGCCGCGCCCTGGTCGACCGGCGCGCAGGGCAGCCGCAACGTCAGCCACGGCTGCGTGAACGCCAGCCCGGAGAACGCCCGCTGGTTCTACGAGTTCACGCAGCGGGGGGACATCATCCAGGTGACCGGGACGTCGCGGAAGCTCCAGTTCGGCAACGGGCCGACGCCCTGGGCGAAGTCGTGGGACGACTGGCTGGCGGGCAGCGCCCTCGGCAAGCCGATCAACGGCTAG
- a CDS encoding ubiquinol-cytochrome c reductase cytochrome b subunit, with amino-acid sequence MKVSSLATALDDRIGGAGFLKKAMRKVFPDHWTFLLGEIALYAFVVVLLTGVFLTFFFKPTMEEVLYNGAYAPLRGVRMSQAYASTLEISFEVRGGLLMRQMHHWATLVFLGAIVIHMLRNFFTGAFRKPRDLNWLIGVVLFVLVMFNGLFGYSLPDDLLSGAGLRILHGVTVSIPLVGTYLAMFLFGGEFPGEDIVSRLFSIHVLLIPGLLLVLIPLHAVVLTWRQTHTQFRAKGLSDRVVRGAPFFPTFLAKTTVYFLWVLATVALLATVFQVNPVWLYGPYAPSTVSAGSQPDWYMGFLEGALRIMPPWELTVFGYTVTMSVLIPALVAPGLLFTGLALYPFAERWITRDHAVHHLLDRPREVPSRVGLGVAGIVYYGVLWLAGGNDLIASTFHISLYATTWIFRVLFVAGPVLGYVIARRIALGLQGLDRHTVAHGVETGVIVRGLDGAFAEIERPVSEEESAVLVPAAPPALPVAADGDVPPPARRRVRDAVQRSWSN; translated from the coding sequence ATGAAGGTCAGCTCACTGGCCACGGCACTCGATGATCGGATCGGCGGGGCCGGGTTCCTGAAGAAGGCGATGCGGAAGGTCTTTCCCGATCACTGGACCTTCCTCCTCGGGGAGATCGCGCTGTACGCGTTCGTGGTCGTTCTGCTCACGGGCGTCTTCCTGACGTTCTTCTTCAAACCGACCATGGAAGAGGTGCTCTACAACGGCGCCTACGCGCCGCTGCGCGGCGTCAGGATGAGCCAGGCGTACGCCTCGACGCTGGAGATCAGCTTCGAGGTGCGCGGCGGCCTGCTGATGCGGCAGATGCACCACTGGGCGACGCTCGTCTTCCTCGGCGCCATCGTCATCCACATGCTGCGCAACTTCTTCACCGGCGCGTTCCGCAAGCCGCGCGACCTGAACTGGCTGATCGGCGTGGTGCTGTTCGTGCTGGTGATGTTCAACGGGCTGTTCGGCTACTCGCTCCCCGACGACCTGCTGTCCGGCGCGGGGCTGCGCATCCTGCACGGGGTCACGGTGTCGATCCCGCTGGTGGGGACGTACCTGGCGATGTTCCTGTTCGGCGGTGAGTTCCCCGGCGAGGACATCGTCTCCCGGCTGTTCAGCATCCACGTGCTGCTGATCCCGGGGCTGCTGCTCGTGCTGATCCCGCTGCACGCGGTCGTGCTGACGTGGCGGCAGACGCACACCCAGTTCCGGGCCAAGGGGCTGAGCGACCGGGTGGTGCGCGGCGCGCCGTTCTTCCCCACGTTCCTGGCCAAGACGACGGTCTACTTCCTGTGGGTGCTCGCCACGGTGGCGCTGCTCGCGACGGTGTTCCAGGTCAACCCCGTCTGGCTGTACGGCCCGTACGCGCCCAGCACGGTCAGCGCGGGCTCGCAGCCCGACTGGTACATGGGCTTCCTCGAGGGCGCCCTGCGGATCATGCCGCCGTGGGAGCTCACGGTCTTCGGGTACACGGTGACGATGAGCGTGCTGATCCCGGCCCTGGTGGCGCCGGGGCTGCTGTTTACCGGGCTGGCCCTGTACCCGTTCGCGGAGCGCTGGATCACCCGGGACCACGCCGTGCACCACCTCCTCGACCGGCCGCGCGAGGTGCCGTCACGGGTGGGCCTCGGGGTCGCCGGGATCGTCTACTACGGCGTGCTCTGGTTGGCGGGCGGCAACGACCTGATCGCCTCGACCTTCCACATCTCGCTGTACGCGACCACCTGGATCTTCCGCGTCCTGTTCGTCGCCGGGCCCGTGCTCGGGTACGTGATCGCCCGGCGGATCGCCCTCGGGCTGCAGGGCCTCGACCGGCACACCGTCGCCCACGGGGTGGAGACCGGCGTGATCGTGCGCGGCCTGGACGGCGCGTTCGCCGAGATCGAGCGGCCGGTGAGCGAGGAGGAGTCCGCCGTGCTCGTGCCGGCCGCGCCGCCCGCGCTGCCGGTGGCGGCCGACGGCGACGTGCCGCCCCCGGCCCGGCGCCGCGTACGCGACGCCGTACAGCGCTCCTGGTCGAACTGA
- a CDS encoding AAA family ATPase, which produces MSDDMLRAPAEVKYAEELDYLESIDDSPKPFSWRLSPRMIRLFILGSERSDGIDREIPQKWFGDRSFVERSIVTLASDRGLLLIGDPGTGKSWLAELLSAAICRNSTLVVQGTAGTTEDHIKYSWNVSMVIAKGQSRDSMIPSPIMTAMETGVIGRFEELTRSTSDVQDALISILSEKYVSIPELDDDNIVFAQPGFSIIATANSRDRGVNDLSSALKRRFNFVRIPVVTNKKSEAEIVRFRTEELLRRHRIELDVPPTLLDILLQSFADLRSAAASATSDDEKLESALSTAEQIGVLEDAILHSNFFGDRTLRAQTLAGSLVGSLARRTPEDLAILNKYWHGVVEPRSKKDGGEWPEFLEGGREAIATLS; this is translated from the coding sequence ATGAGTGACGATATGCTGCGCGCCCCCGCAGAGGTGAAGTACGCCGAGGAGCTCGACTACCTGGAGTCGATCGACGACAGCCCCAAGCCGTTCTCGTGGCGGCTGAGCCCTCGCATGATCCGGCTGTTCATCCTCGGCTCCGAGCGCTCCGACGGGATCGACAGGGAGATCCCGCAGAAGTGGTTCGGTGACCGCAGCTTCGTCGAGCGCAGCATCGTGACCCTGGCCTCCGACCGGGGCCTGCTGCTGATCGGCGACCCGGGCACCGGCAAGAGCTGGCTGGCCGAGCTGCTGTCCGCCGCCATCTGCCGCAACTCCACGCTCGTGGTCCAGGGCACGGCGGGCACGACCGAGGACCACATCAAATACTCGTGGAACGTCTCCATGGTCATCGCCAAGGGCCAGTCCCGCGACTCGATGATCCCCTCGCCGATCATGACGGCGATGGAGACGGGCGTGATCGGCCGCTTCGAGGAGCTGACCCGCTCGACCAGCGACGTGCAGGACGCGCTCATCTCGATCCTGTCGGAGAAGTACGTCTCCATCCCCGAGCTCGACGACGACAACATCGTCTTCGCCCAGCCCGGCTTCTCCATCATCGCCACCGCCAACAGCCGCGACCGGGGCGTCAACGACCTGTCGTCCGCGCTCAAGCGCCGCTTCAACTTCGTCCGCATCCCCGTCGTGACGAACAAGAAGAGCGAGGCCGAGATCGTCCGCTTCCGTACCGAAGAGCTGCTGCGCCGGCACCGGATCGAGCTCGACGTCCCGCCCACGCTGCTGGACATCCTGCTGCAGAGCTTCGCCGACCTGCGTTCGGCCGCCGCGTCGGCCACCAGCGACGACGAGAAGCTCGAGTCGGCCCTGTCCACGGCCGAGCAGATCGGCGTGCTGGAGGACGCCATCCTGCACAGCAACTTCTTCGGCGACCGCACGCTGCGCGCGCAGACCCTCGCCGGCTCCCTGGTCGGCTCGCTGGCCAGGCGCACCCCCGAGGATCTCGCGATCCTGAACAAGTACTGGCACGGCGTCGTCGAGCCCCGCAGCAAGAAGGACGGCGGGGAGTGGCCGGAGTTCCTCGAGGGCGGCCGCGAGGCCATCGCCACGCTCTCATGA
- a CDS encoding fumarylacetoacetate hydrolase family protein, with amino-acid sequence MHIVRFVSPLTDAPAVGVDDGERVVELSGVTTVAELLRLPVEGLRERLAGADGPELPSGSVRRLAPVDGLMEVWAAGVTYRRSREARVLESERAADVYELVYDAERPELFFKSVAWKVSGDGGRIAVRSDSEIDVPEPELGLVLNAAGEIAGYTVVDDVSSRTIEGVNPLYLPQAKIYLGACAVGPAIRPAWEVSDPYALDISLSIARAGETVWDGKASTSQLNRRLDDLAGYLFRADLFPDGAVLATGTCLVPDLPFTLQDGDAVTIGIGEIGILTTTVVKGLEPMRTPV; translated from the coding sequence ATGCACATCGTACGGTTCGTCAGCCCCTTGACCGACGCGCCCGCGGTCGGCGTCGACGACGGCGAGCGGGTGGTGGAGCTGTCCGGCGTCACCACCGTGGCCGAGCTGCTGCGGCTGCCGGTCGAGGGGCTGCGGGAGCGGCTGGCCGGGGCCGACGGGCCGGAGCTCCCCTCCGGGTCCGTGCGGCGGCTCGCGCCGGTGGACGGGCTGATGGAGGTCTGGGCGGCGGGGGTGACGTACCGGCGCTCGCGCGAGGCCCGGGTGCTCGAGAGCGAGCGCGCCGCCGACGTGTACGAGCTGGTCTACGACGCCGAACGCCCCGAGCTGTTCTTCAAGTCGGTGGCCTGGAAGGTCTCCGGCGACGGCGGGCGCATCGCGGTGCGGTCGGACTCGGAGATCGACGTGCCGGAGCCGGAGCTCGGCCTGGTGCTGAACGCGGCCGGGGAGATCGCCGGCTACACGGTGGTCGACGACGTGAGCTCGCGGACCATCGAGGGCGTCAACCCGCTGTACCTGCCGCAGGCCAAGATCTACCTGGGCGCGTGCGCGGTCGGCCCCGCGATCAGGCCGGCGTGGGAGGTGTCAGACCCGTACGCGCTGGACATTTCGCTGAGCATCGCCAGGGCGGGGGAGACGGTGTGGGACGGCAAGGCGTCCACCTCCCAGCTGAACCGCCGGCTCGACGATCTGGCGGGCTACCTGTTCCGCGCGGACCTCTTCCCCGACGGCGCCGTGCTGGCCACCGGCACCTGCCTGGTCCCCGACCTGCCGTTCACACTGCAGGACGGCGACGCGGTGACGATCGGCATCGGCGAGATCGGCATCCTCACGACCACCGTGGTCAAGGGCTTGGAGCCGATGCGCACGCCCGTCTGA
- a CDS encoding polysaccharide deacetylase family protein, with protein sequence MTTRVLATAVLVTLTATTGAAQASARSDTGEARSDALGVALFGAASEVSLPAASRAVLSGAPEAALLEPALLEPALLQPALREPPPSAPGDAAAEARPRVDCRRVKCVALTFDDGPGRYTDTLLRHLAKYRARATFFVVGSNVVTYPRVLRRTVAAGHEIGNHTWSHPLLTRLPAARVRSQIARTDRAVKKVAGVVPHLVRPPYGAFNRAVRRQISRPIVLWNVDTLDWRYRNSATVARRALRSVRPGSIILFHDIHRTTVGAIPRVLKTLAQRGYHFVTVTELFGGRPPHVAFRAAPPKKS encoded by the coding sequence GTGACGACGAGGGTGCTCGCCACGGCCGTGCTGGTCACGCTCACCGCCACCACGGGCGCTGCCCAGGCCTCCGCGCGCTCCGACACCGGAGAGGCGCGGTCGGACGCGTTAGGCGTGGCGCTGTTCGGGGCGGCCTCGGAGGTCTCGCTGCCGGCCGCCTCCCGCGCGGTGCTGTCGGGAGCGCCGGAGGCGGCCCTGCTGGAACCGGCCCTACTGGAACCAGCGCTGCTGCAACCGGCCCTGCGGGAACCGCCGCCCTCCGCCCCCGGTGACGCCGCCGCCGAGGCCCGGCCCCGGGTCGACTGCCGCCGCGTCAAGTGCGTGGCGCTGACGTTCGACGACGGCCCCGGGCGCTACACCGACACCCTGCTGCGCCATCTCGCCAAGTATCGCGCCCGCGCCACGTTCTTCGTCGTGGGCAGCAACGTCGTGACGTACCCCCGTGTGCTGCGCCGCACCGTCGCGGCCGGGCACGAGATCGGCAACCACACCTGGTCGCACCCCCTCCTGACGAGGCTGCCCGCCGCCCGGGTGCGCTCCCAGATCGCCCGCACCGACCGTGCGGTCAAGAAGGTCGCCGGCGTCGTGCCCCACCTGGTCCGCCCGCCGTACGGGGCCTTCAACAGGGCCGTGCGCAGGCAGATCTCCCGCCCGATCGTGCTCTGGAACGTGGACACCCTGGACTGGCGCTACCGCAACAGCGCCACGGTGGCCCGCAGGGCGCTCAGGTCGGTACGGCCGGGCAGCATCATCCTGTTCCACGACATCCACCGCACGACGGTGGGGGCCATACCGCGCGTGCTGAAGACCCTGGCCCAGCGCGGCTACCACTTCGTCACCGTCACCGAGCTGTTCGGCGGCCGCCCGCCGCACGTCGCCTTCCGCGCCGCCCCGCCGAAGAAATCCTGA
- a CDS encoding DUF5682 family protein: MTGQTSPFTSLREQLLDAAAAFADSPVAVSDILSGLVDDVDRALREELEIFPVCHHSPASALAMVRRLREKQPKVIYLELCEDLQPLLTELRNCRLPVAVQAFATEIDGFPSTWAPLSVVAPITEASAEYQAISYALETPGVELVLVDRSTDHVFQWAPKEEPDKQEHAEESGLHGDAVGVEIGDLRPRFAELEEHLLHHGKVRHWSEWWDQYVEQPLAGADYDTYRQVMVLIGSLFRRLDRDGGRVSVDEDRERYMWTRMREHLAASGADPADCLYVCGAFHAASRVEQFGVRSTATFEISPRTGTKWLYGLIPSSHSAIEAQFGLASGSVSIAAATWAKSLTRSKLTPFQLAGQKGARKRAAKLPAPVAPAEVTDRLTGFLSKPPALDELDEAELLGWSVDIVRLARRNGYLSSTADAIAVFETSILLAGMRNRVRPTPYDFQDAAVTCIEKDVVPGRRDVRRLCEILLGGDRVGEVGYDAMPPLARDVYDRLAPLGLDLEKRTIQRALLDLNANPELRPCSDLLWKLRYLLPSDAVRPIMGQRGLGERSIQESWDLAFGKHQRSIIELGYEGVTIEQVVEQRLRRSVWDPKATAAVALAAVEDAVIFLGSRRFADELGARAVQLLASERSVHDAPEVLRRIRRLMAYYRAHEPELPAWCEEFATSGYAHYCTLLPTAFVDDDTGVRQVAAMLGFLFSMESLAISLGCDRAQLELAVQQSHPESPAKVALLWAARSQLGLLSHAELRERCDELLANPLVVPSFPHYIIGFVQAMEPVPALSGFVVEVVSKAFGRLPDRVLLPWLPKLITALRDQAPELVPVLVREAGRTFPGTLGAVDGWVPPWSARPAAAAPAAPVASGPVAELLMGHPAACDAVAGLLGCEGSWQAPATAGPGHREVAVLLADHPEPRHPEPALAVAGLLA, from the coding sequence ATGACCGGACAGACGAGCCCCTTCACCTCGCTCCGCGAGCAGCTCCTCGACGCCGCCGCCGCGTTCGCCGACAGCCCGGTGGCCGTCTCGGACATCCTGTCCGGGCTGGTGGACGACGTGGACCGGGCGCTGCGCGAGGAGCTGGAGATCTTCCCGGTCTGCCACCACTCGCCGGCCTCGGCGCTGGCCATGGTGCGCAGACTGCGGGAGAAGCAGCCGAAGGTCATCTACCTGGAGCTCTGCGAGGACCTGCAGCCGCTGCTGACCGAGCTGCGCAACTGCCGGCTGCCGGTGGCGGTGCAGGCGTTCGCCACCGAGATCGACGGCTTCCCCTCGACGTGGGCGCCGCTCAGCGTGGTGGCGCCCATCACGGAGGCGTCCGCCGAATACCAGGCCATCTCGTACGCGCTGGAGACCCCGGGCGTCGAGCTGGTGCTGGTCGACAGGTCGACCGACCACGTCTTCCAGTGGGCCCCGAAGGAGGAGCCGGACAAGCAGGAGCACGCCGAGGAGTCCGGCCTGCACGGCGACGCGGTGGGCGTCGAGATCGGCGACCTGCGCCCCCGCTTCGCCGAGCTGGAGGAGCACCTGCTCCACCACGGCAAGGTGCGCCACTGGTCGGAGTGGTGGGACCAGTACGTCGAGCAGCCGCTCGCCGGGGCGGACTATGACACCTACCGCCAGGTCATGGTGCTGATCGGCAGCCTGTTCCGCCGCCTCGACCGCGACGGCGGCCGGGTGTCCGTGGACGAGGACCGCGAGCGCTACATGTGGACCAGGATGCGCGAGCACCTGGCCGCGTCCGGGGCCGACCCCGCCGACTGCCTGTACGTGTGCGGCGCCTTCCACGCCGCCAGCCGCGTCGAGCAGTTCGGGGTGAGGTCCACGGCGACCTTCGAGATCAGCCCGCGCACCGGTACGAAATGGCTGTACGGGCTCATCCCGTCCAGCCACTCGGCCATCGAGGCCCAGTTCGGGCTCGCCTCGGGCTCGGTGTCGATCGCGGCGGCGACGTGGGCCAAGTCGCTGACCCGGAGCAAGCTGACCCCGTTCCAGCTGGCCGGGCAGAAGGGCGCGCGCAAGCGCGCTGCCAAACTGCCCGCGCCCGTCGCTCCCGCCGAGGTGACCGACCGGCTGACCGGGTTCCTGTCGAAGCCGCCCGCGCTCGACGAGCTGGACGAGGCCGAGCTGCTGGGCTGGAGCGTCGACATCGTCCGGCTGGCCCGCCGCAACGGCTACCTGTCCAGCACCGCCGACGCCATCGCCGTCTTCGAGACGTCGATCCTGCTGGCCGGCATGCGCAACCGGGTCAGGCCCACCCCGTACGACTTCCAGGACGCGGCCGTCACGTGCATCGAGAAGGACGTCGTGCCGGGCCGCCGCGACGTGCGGCGGCTGTGCGAGATCCTGCTCGGCGGCGACCGCGTGGGCGAGGTCGGCTACGACGCGATGCCGCCGCTGGCCCGCGACGTCTACGACCGGCTCGCGCCGCTCGGGCTCGACCTGGAGAAACGCACGATCCAGCGGGCGCTGCTCGACCTCAACGCCAACCCCGAGCTGCGGCCCTGCTCCGACCTGCTGTGGAAGCTGCGCTACCTGCTGCCCTCGGATGCCGTACGCCCCATCATGGGCCAGCGCGGGCTGGGGGAGCGCTCCATCCAGGAGAGCTGGGACCTGGCGTTCGGCAAGCACCAGCGCTCGATCATCGAGCTGGGCTACGAGGGCGTCACCATCGAGCAGGTGGTGGAGCAGCGGCTGCGCCGTTCCGTGTGGGATCCGAAGGCCACCGCGGCCGTCGCGCTGGCGGCGGTCGAGGACGCGGTCATCTTCCTCGGCAGCCGGCGCTTCGCCGACGAGCTGGGGGCACGGGCGGTGCAGCTGCTCGCCTCCGAGCGGAGCGTGCACGATGCGCCCGAGGTGCTGCGCAGGATCCGGCGGCTGATGGCGTACTACCGCGCCCACGAGCCGGAGCTGCCGGCCTGGTGCGAGGAGTTCGCGACCTCCGGATACGCGCATTACTGCACGCTGCTGCCCACCGCCTTCGTCGACGACGACACCGGGGTGCGGCAGGTCGCGGCCATGCTGGGCTTCCTGTTCTCGATGGAGAGCCTCGCGATCTCACTCGGCTGCGACCGGGCCCAGCTCGAGCTGGCCGTGCAGCAGTCCCACCCCGAGTCGCCGGCCAAGGTCGCGCTGCTGTGGGCGGCGCGGTCCCAGCTCGGGCTGCTGTCGCACGCCGAGCTGCGGGAGCGGTGCGACGAACTGCTGGCCAACCCGCTGGTCGTGCCGTCGTTCCCGCACTACATCATCGGGTTCGTCCAGGCCATGGAGCCCGTTCCCGCCCTGTCGGGGTTCGTGGTGGAGGTCGTCTCGAAGGCGTTCGGGCGGCTGCCCGACCGGGTGCTGCTGCCCTGGCTGCCGAAGCTGATCACGGCGCTGCGCGACCAGGCGCCAGAGCTGGTGCCGGTGCTCGTACGCGAGGCGGGGCGCACGTTCCCCGGCACGCTGGGCGCCGTGGACGGCTGGGTGCCGCCCTGGTCGGCCCGCCCCGCCGCGGCCGCGCCCGCCGCACCGGTGGCCTCGGGGCCGGTGGCCGAACTGCTCATGGGGCATCCGGCGGCGTGCGACGCGGTGGCGGGGCTGCTCGGGTGCGAGGGCTCGTGGCAGGCTCCGGCGACGGCCGGCCCCGGCCATCGGGAGGTGGCCGTGCTCCTGGCCGACCACCCTGAGCCCCGCCACCCTGAGCCCGCCCTGGCGGTCGCCGGCCTGCTCGCCTGA